From the genome of Chloroflexota bacterium:
GCTGACCTCCTTGAGGCGTTCGAGGCGCTTGGGGAAGTCCTCCGCCAGCACCGCTGCCTGTAGGGCCAGGTCCTGCTCCTCGTTGAACTGTTCGGTAGTCCCGTCGAAACGGGACGAATCGTTATGGTTCGTCATCTCTAACCTCCATCGTGAAGCGTTGGTCGAGGTCGTCGAAACCCAGGGACCTTGCGAAGGCGGCCCACGTGAGGCCGCTGACCTCGTGCAGGCGTTCGAGGCGCTTGGGGAAGTCCTCCGCCAGCACCGTTGCCTGCAAGGCCAGGTCCTGCTCCTCGTTGAACTGTTCCGTGATCCCGTCGAAACGGGACGAATCGTTATGGTTCGTCATCTCTAACCTCCATCGTGAAGAGTTGGTCGAATCCGTCGAAACCCAGGGCCTTGAGCATCCGGCGGCGAATGCGACCGGAGGGTGTGCGCTCCCCGTTGACCAGCATCGAGATGTAGCCGGGGCTGACCCCGGCCTCCCTGGCGAGCCAGTTCTGGGAGCGATTCAGCAACGTGAGCCGCTCCCAGAGGGCCGCCGTGTTGAGCCGGACAACGGTCCGTCCTCCACGCCTCCGGGGGCCTTTCTTCCTGTTGTGATATTCCTGTGAACACATTGCAATCCAT
Proteins encoded in this window:
- a CDS encoding helix-turn-helix transcriptional regulator, with product MLNRSQNWLAREAGVSPGYISMLVNGERTPSGRIRRRMLKALGFDGFDQLFTMEVRDDEP